ttaaagcatctgactctcagcaagaaagcagaTGAACATATTTCTCAAATTCTTTAAGTATTCCTTtaaaagacagatttaaaagGCTCCTGTTATTCTGTATTTTGTCATTGTCCTCAAAGACCAAAGATCAATACGTTCAAATTTCTCAGCTCCAGCCTGAATGGTTCCGATTGACGATGTGAAACTGACGTTctgaaacagaaatattgatattatcataatatgtacaatatatgcaaatattttgtaaaaaaatgttttccattcCTGTTTTGTGGTTCACACTTAGTGTAATTGTTCTTATTGTATGCTTTGTACAATTATGGTTACAAAGAAAGTCTAATATTgtgataaattattttatattgtagaGATACAATAGACAGTATTGAAAGTAGTGTCTAATGATCTACAATTAGAAAGATGCCATCTggagtggctgtggctcaggaggtagagcggttCATCCACCAATTGGAAAGGAAAtgtgatttacttttaaacgtcgttcagtGTTCGAACTCCAATAGGGCCTCTCcccagcgtgccgtgctcgggccctaattaaagctgcaagcagtgATGGTTTGATCCCTGGCccttccagtctgcatgtcgaagtgtccttgggcaagatactgaaccccgaAGGTGTGCATCAGTGTCTGAATGTGTATGAACGGTTAGCTCCATCAGGAACATTTCTACTGAAGACGTGGACACAGGGTTTATTTTACAGCTATATGCCAAGTAAAGCAACAGTgagggcattttttttttatctaatcTGATAAGTGTCCTGTGATGCAGTATTCTATTAGTTAGACTTTTTCCCTGATGATGAAACGTGTGttgaaacaaatatttgatttatgttagtaatattattattagttgtgTGTAGCTCGGCACAGAGGAGACACAGGTGTCAGTATTGGTTATGGGCTTGGTAAGGAAGGACAGGCTAACATTCTGATGGATTCTGAAGTAGACCAGAGCCTGCTAGTACTACTGCTCAGTTAAAACAGCCTAGTGATGTGTTAAAGGACATGTAGCAGCACTGTGTGTAGGCAAAGATATTTTATAACAGAAGATAAGGTATTACAATCTCCGCTAATGATGTGAAACAGTGTTGTGAACATCGTGTGGATGGATGAAGGCAGATTGTGTTCTATTAGAGACCCTTCAGAAAGTTTCTTTCTGGTATTGTGACAACCTTACATGGCGCAGTTGTAGTTttagacagctctgagaaagtacATGAAAGCACAACACGTGAATTTGTGAGAATTACAAGCCATCAGCAGGTGATTCCTgacgatttcttctttgaatctttttatggatcgccacacccacaccgtttcctcaaaattcagcattttgataacttttactcaggaatTCTATAtaaacacacctaccaagtttgaagtcaattGGATCAAATCCCTAGGAGTACTTCGTTCAAatatgaccccttgtcaaccagcccaaaacagcaaaattcattcttaaatatctcgcttcctgttcattgtagcccattgctccaagagacttttttgtaggtcttgccgcgttctacaattcggctgaggtttcataactctgtgtccaaagCTGTGGTGGGGCTGtttcaaagaaaaattccagggggcaCTATAGAGCtcttttgccccgccccctaaataattatgcagccgaattgtgcataatattggtcttaacaaccacaagaagtttcagacagctctgaggaagtatatgatagcccaacacttttgcctgaaaatcagccaaaagtCTAATTTTTTCCcgaaaaaatcggcagcgttgACTTTGATGCGCCatcacggccacgccctctgatgaaaagttgtgattttgataactttttatTGTCGAGGcctgaagaacacacacgccaagtttcaagcacatcggataaaatttctaggaggagttcgttcaaatgcgacccctagaaatgaccccaaaaacacgaaaagtccaaatttgacataAATTGGACACcatacgcttcactgtagcccgggtcaccaagagacttttttgtgcgtctgggcatgttacatactccctccaaattccgtacacgtggatgaaactGTGGTGAGGGGCAccgccaaaaacacacatctaggtggcgctgtcgagccatatgcgtacgtccatgtgcgagagCCCCAAAATGCGCAATTTTACACCCGACTTTGGGAGGGTAGACAGATTTTTCGTGAGTTTTTGAGTACATATAGGCCGtcgaaaatgtgatttatttttaaacgtTGTTAAGCGTTAGAAAgccaatagggcctcgccccagcgtaccgtgctcgggccctaataaacatgcaaaattcaatagggcctcgcaccgcgtgctcgggccctaataatgtATGTGATGCATGAGAACATGGAACAAGTTTGCTGTGGATTTCAGAGGAAGAGCGCGGGGAGGAAGAAGACGTGGAGCAGCAGAACTTCCAGGCGACAGCTAAAGTTGGAGccaagaagcagaagaagctggaggagaaacaggCCAAGAAAGCCCAGAGAGAGGTGAGTGTCAAAACACACTTTGTTCTCCTTCAACGCAGTCTACAGCAGAAATGCTTCCACCTGCCGAAAGTTCCAGTTAAGTGTGGATATATAATGAAAACCCTTTTTgaaacaggtggaggtggaggagagggaggagaggaagaggatgcaGGAGCTCCGAGAGCAGGAGAGACGTCAGGAGGACGAGAGAGAACGGCTGCTGGAACAGAAacaggtctctctctctttctcacacacacacacacacacctcttacAGCTGTTTCCTCCCTGCGCGTTTGTATGACGAGATGCTGATGCCCTGCGCTGTGTTTGTCAGGAGGAGGATGAGCGGCGAGctaaagaggagcaggagagacgggaggaggaggagtactTGAGACTCAAAGCGTCCTTCGTCGTGGAGGAtcagggagaggaggagcagctcaCTGAGGACCAGGTCACACATCATATCATGTTCACATCTGCCTTTTTGACTGTAATGCATGCTCTctaataagtgtgtgtgtgtgcctttatgcTCAGTCACGGAACCTGTTGCAAGAATTCATCCAGTACATCGAGGTGAGAATGgacacactccacacactccacacacacacacacacacacacacacagcctgtacTGAAGTATCTGAATAGAGTGTGTGAAACTGCGTCTCCTCTGTCCTGCAGAGCTCCAAGGTGGTTCTCCTCGAGGACTTGGCTTCTCATTTTGGCATGAGGACACAGGATGCTATTGACAGACTGCAGAGCCTGTTAGCTGAAGGCTCGCTCACAGGTTAGTGTGATCAGGGCTGGTATGGATGAGGCTGCTCACGGTAAACATCCACACATGAGGTGTCATTCTTTGAATTGGTGGAATGCAGAAATGTTGGCTCCTATCTTACACCACCTAGTGTGAGCAAGTGTTACTGCTAGTTTCTGACAGTCAGGAGTTTTTCATATTCAGATAGTCTTCATCACACTTTATTGCTGTATCCTTTGTGATCgaacatgctgtgtgttttctgcaggagTGATTGATGACAGAGGGAAGTTTATCTCCATCACTCCAGAGGAACTGGACTCTGTGGCTCAGTTCATCAGACACAGAGGCAGAGTGTCCATCACAGAACTGGCTCAGGCCAGTAACTCTCTGATCAACCTGATGCCTGAGAGCCGCAGCGCCGCCTGACGGACGCCGTTCTGCTGCAGGACACCTGGAGACTTTTCATGGTGGAGAGCACATGCCGGACTGTTATGATGATGTTATTTTCTGCTGTATTTAATATTGACATGATGGCTCAGTAGTCTTTATTCACCAGTAAGCACAAGGCTACTATTACAGTGACTACTGTTTATGACGTTAAACCAACAGGCCCAGCAACATGACAAACAGTGACTTTggtctgttttgcttttttggtGACGTCTCTAGTGATCAGTCCATTCAGAAGATAAAATGTAGTCATGAAACAGAACTTTATACATCCATGAgttgctgcagtgtgtgcacaGTACAGATCTGTTGCCTCTtaatgtgtttctatgttttaaGCACAACAAAACTTCATTCTGATGAAGAGTTGAGTGTTAACACAGTTAAGTTGACTGGCTTTCATCAACTACAGTATATGAAGGCAGGCACTACATGAGTTTAGGTTTGAATGCATGACACCAAGTTAAGAACAGGACCAAGACAAGATAATATGTAGCTAATATTTTGCTCATATTCATCAGACCGTCTCAGTCAGCAGTGCACTGCAGAATTTACAGAGTGCTGTGAGTTTTCTCTGGATGCTGTGCTGCAGATTaactcctctcctgtctcctgcatTCACTGGAGTGTGTGTTAAATCTGACagttaagaacaaaaaaagccaATGAGTCATGTTACTGGTTTCATTTGAAGCAGAAACATACGATAAGATCCAATCACAGTCAtgttgttaataaataaatcagtacaCAGGCTCTGTGTTCTTGACCGTTACTGACATAAAATCCAGATACTTCTTTGTATGACACTGCAGGATCAGCACAGGACCTGATGTGGGGCTAGTATTAATGCTGAGTCAGCAAGAACAACATCAGACGAAGATAAAATGTATCAAACATCATAAATAGACagattttattatataattttagatattttattatataatctaGCTTCTGGTTTTTGAAACAAAGAgttcatacactgatgacagGTGCAGCAGACATCTGATGTAAGTTATTCTCTTGTTGTGTTGGTCAGCATGGTTTGGTCTCTTAAAGTCTTTCAGTTGATGAAGTTGAGtccacaaagaaacaaagagtctCAGAGGCTAAAGTGGATCTCAGCTGGATGCCTCCTGGTCTTTATCCTGGACTCTCTGGGTTATCTCCCATGTCGATGTGGATCCTCGATCCTGAacatatgaatatatttcatatcactttttctgtgttaaacagcagttttcatttcagtgtgagCCAGCATACCTTTATCAGCACACCCAAGGGTGCCAGGTCATTCCTGAGGGCATCACAGGCTTTGAGGAGAGGCATTCTCTCTGGGTAAAGTGCTCGTTTAGTTGGACCATCCTGACGGGTCAGTGCGAATGCTCGAACTTCACTCCTGAAACGGGTCAGCTGCTCCACAACGCCTTCCAGACTTCCACGACTGCTCACCTCATCAGCCTCCTGCACATGACGGCAGgacagtgtgtgagagacagcTGTGTGTATCAAAGCCTGACATTTCTTATCCTTGGAGCCACGGACGGAAAATCTCAAAAATCTGGAAGTTCTTCCTCAATTCTGACCTTACTGTGCATATTGATCCCAAACACATCCAAGACATCTCGGATGTAGCTGACCATTGCTGCAAACACTGCAGGACTCCGAGCAGCTCCGTCACACTGAACagaatataacacacacacagtcattgaCAGTACTTAGAACTGATCATGTGACATCTGTAAGCATGTCTGTTGCGAAATAAATGATTTCCTGCCTCATCTGTCCAAAGTTTTGATTACAATCACCACATAATCTTCATAACAATCAAAAAGattagagttttatttttgaattagCAGCAGCATAACCTTCAGCCTGTTTGTGTCATCTCAGGAGAGTCAGATGTGCAGACACATCGAGTTACCTTAACAACAGGATGAAGTTGACAGTTTCCATGATAAACCAGATTCATCACAGCACTGATGGCTCGTGGGGTATCAAAGTCATCTGCCAGTGCTTTCACCACGCCGGATTTAGTCTCAGCCAACCTGAAGAGACACAAATCctcattctctgtctctgtctaaaGGATGCATTTTGAAATCAGTCTCATCCTGTGACATCAGCTGCTTTCCTGTCATCACAAAGTTCCCACTTCACACCAAATCTGCTCGCACTTCTCAGCAGTTATCCACACACTAAGCTTCTACACCAAAATGAAACTTACTTCACCACTTGGACAGTTGAGAACTGTGCAGTGTGGCACACAATGAAAGCAATATGATCAAACTGTGGTATTACCTCTCCCAGAGAAGAGCTTCCTGTACAGGTGAACACTGCAGCTGACCCCTCATGTAGGCCTGAGCGTCATGGATGAAGGCAGAGATGGTTCCCAGAGAGGTGCGAGCCTCCAacatgctgctgtcac
The Larimichthys crocea isolate SSNF unplaced genomic scaffold, L_crocea_2.0 scaffold348, whole genome shotgun sequence DNA segment above includes these coding regions:
- the LOC113744989 gene encoding DDRGK domain-containing protein 1-like; this encodes MPSGVAVAQEGLSPACRARALIKAASSDGLIPGPSSLHVEVSLGKILNPEEHGTSLLWISEEERGEEEDVEQQNFQATAKVGAKKQKKLEEKQAKKAQREVEVEEREERKRMQELREQERRQEDERERLLEQKQEEDERRAKEEQERREEEEYLRLKASFVVEDQGEEEQLTEDQSRNLLQEFIQYIESSKVVLLEDLASHFGMRTQDAIDRLQSLLAEGSLTGVIDDRGKFISITPEELDSVAQFIRHRGRVSITELAQASNSLINLMPESRSAA
- the LOC113744990 gene encoding probable cysteine--tRNA ligase, mitochondrial, which codes for MCASDRLLLLSGHLHLKGSSEKMSKSLKNYITIKDFLQSYSANEFRMFCLLTKYRSAIDYSDSSMLEARTSLGTISAFIHDAQAYMRGQLQCSPVQEALLWERLAETKSGVVKALADDFDTPRAISAVMNLVYHGNCQLHPVVKCDGAARSPAVFAAMVSYIRDVLDVFGINMHSKEADEVSSRGSLEGVVEQLTRFRSEVRAFALTRQDGPTKRALYPERMPLLKACDALRNDLAPLGVLIKDRGSTSTWEITQRVQDKDQEASS